TTCGAGCCCAAGCTGCCGTCAGATCGCATCAAGCTCGCCATTCCCTCGACAAAGAGAACCGGTATTCTTTGGAAAACCGACCCCGGAGATCCATGGTGAGAATCTTTTCGAAGCACATCCCTCTGGTTATTAGCTTCAATTGTCTGTCTCACCGTGTTCTGTTGCATTTTACAGGAAAAAGTTTGTGATCCAAGAAGTGCAATCCACAGCAAGAGGTTCTCTACTTCTTCAGAGTTCACGAGCAATTTCGAAGAGAGCCCCAAAATTGTCGAGGTCGACACGTTCAAGCCTCGTTCGAGATTCTGCCAAATCCACAGCCCGTTGATGGAATGCATCTACGATGGATTGGACTATTCCGTTTCGAAGCAGTACTCCGAGTGGCCCCTCGCCGGCAACGAGTGTAGAACTCCAACGCCGGTTAGGAGCCCCTGTGGAGATGGCTACTACGGGCCTCGCTCCGAGCTCCCGAGCTACATGGCGAGCACCCAGTCGTTCAAGGCCAAGTCGAGGTCGCTCAGCGCCCCCAGGCAAAGACCCGATGAAGGGTCGAAGAAGAGGTTCACGCTCAGCGAGATCATCGCCGCCCGGAACAGCGTCAGCGCCATCGGAATGCATCGGTCGTGCTCTCGGTTTTGAGACATCTTCGAATGACCGCGATTCGTTTGCCAATACCCACGGTCGCTGCCTCTTGCGAATAGTATAGATGTCTCGATTTAGAGCTTTCATCTTCAATTTAGATGTCTGCAATGAACGAAGATCCAGCAGTGTTTTTTTGTGTAGATTCTTAGTCAATTTTGGGAGTTGTTCTTGGATGTTTGTTTTTATGTAAAACCAACCAAATGGAATTTGCTTCAGATGGTTCCTACGCTTCCCTTATCTTAAAGTAACCACGTATTAGGATGAGTTTGTTTCAAGagaaataaatgttttttttttttaaattgattacttatttcacttataaaaatgactgaataaaaaatattttcatgaatatattagacataaattattgttgatgatgaaaagatCTTTTATTAACTAATAACTTCAAATGATATGGACAAtcattttgatgaaaaaaaatttaaaatatttattttcgattaaataaatagaccttttgataaaaataaatgaaaaaaaaggataaacaTTTGAAAGTTCTTTGACCAGCAGCACCCATCTCTTCCAAGAATTGCTTAATGTTTATTGTCTAATCAAAGCGTGAATCAAGGAGGATCTTGCATTAAGATATTGCCGAATTATCTCcaaatagaaatttgttgtttttttttttccttctgttggaaaaataaaaattaatatcaacGTTGACTACAAGATTGCTACGGTTCTAATCTAAGCTCTATTTTAATTGTGTTAGGAACGTGAAATCATTAACCAATCAATGTTATTGATATTGGAACATGATttacatttaattatttttatacaTTGTGGCATTATTATCTATTGCTCATTAATTTAACTAGTAAAAAGGAGCCAGCTATATGTTTTGTCTTTACGGCGAATGTTCTTTTTCACTTCCTCCCATGTTCTTTCTCGAGTCAATAAACGAGCCGCGGCGACGAGGTTTGTCCAAACGCTTTTAGGGTTTCCTATCATTGTTCTCTAACCCTTTCTATATTCATTAAAGCAAGAGATATTAAGATGCTAAATGTAATTCAATACCTCATGATATTAAGTGTTGTCTTTTTAACATTGTACTAGATTCAAAAGGTATCAAATCGGAATTCTCACattccattttcaaaattttcatcattcataTATCTCGGAGCTTTTGCAAATTCTTTAACTGTCATGTATCAAGTACGTTCATgccaacttcaaaactcttatATTAGAtttctcacttttatttttcattcacATAAGAATTCACATTCTTCGATTATCAGGAAGGATTtacaaatatttcaattgacaTGTATGGAATTTGCACACTTTTGATTTTTATCGTATTCTACCAACCTTCAAACGAAAAAGTATTGCCATATACGATATTGTGTTTCAATAATTTAAACTCATAGAATCAATGATAACTTACATAGAGTCTATATGTAACCTATCATTAGGTCAAGTAGTATTATAGTAAGAAAAGAACGTTAATTGTGTATTTAAACTTCCTAATCAAGTGAAATGATAAAACTTAAGAATGAactaataatttgacaagttaaATACAACATGTTTATTTCGATGACGAAAGAGATAAGATACTTGACTCAATTGGCTTGCTAGCCTAATTGAGtatcttgttttttatttattttttatatggatttccttttaatttatgtgacatatattattatatatatttgtaatattACTTTTTATTACGTAATCATTGTTCCACCCCTCAATATAGTTTTAAACAAAACCCAAAGAGCGAGTGAGAGTATTTCGAGCCAAGTTGAGTTCAATCGAATCATAAAAGAACGAGTATGTTTAGTTTTTTTATACTTAAATGTAGCCAAGCTTAGTTGAGCTCCAGTACGTCGAGTCGAGCATGCCATGTCTTATATCATATTGAGTTTAAGTAGGAAAAAGAATACTTGATTTTGTTCAAGTAGAATTTTGGATTTCGAGTTTGACTtcactgctgctgctgctaataataataataataataataataataataataataataataataatcataataatcataataataataataataataataataataataataataataataataataataataatcaatcCCACTAATTAGGATGGTGAGTCTCGCATGAGGTAAGGTTTTTTAGAGCATGAGTATcttaagttaatttttaaaattttatttccaatccGGGCAAATTTATTATCCGGTATTTTATCCGGATACATCAAGGTTTATTCGATCTAAAGAATGTAGCCAAATACTAAATAAGACAATTTAATATCCTATCCGAACTCAAATCCGGACCATTAAGTGTAGTATAATTCCTAAACATCCTATGAACTTtcattacaactccgagtgatTAAAGTCAATAACTGTTCTTGCGCATCATCTTTTTCACCtattttccatcttcttcccttccgaCGATCCACAATCCTTCGCACCAACTTCACCAGTAGATTTGGCTCTCACTTCCAGGGAACGAAAACCCATCGCAGCTTTATCCAAAAAGCCAGTGATAAGTACCACTCGGCACTCGTGTTAGATCCTGGGTTCTTGGTCGTCGCGGTCTTCTTTCTCGAATCCATTCATCATCACGAACGAATCCTCGAATGACAAACTCACTCGCTCAGCGATTACGGCCGATTCGGCTCCGCTTGTCAACGAGTGAAAATTGACATCATCGCCACTGGCGCGACGAATATCGGCGAAATTAACTTTACATCATCTATAAAAGTCTAAAGCATGATTTTTACAGGGAGTTGAATGGTACTTCCATATGCTAAACTAGCGAAGTTTTGGGGTGCATAAAGATACCATCTCCTATTCCTAGTTAAGGAGTAATGTTATTTATTGCTTGAaactaaaacattttttttttttttgggcgtcGTTAAGAGCCAAAATTTCGTTGCtctaaatttcctttttaagCATATTAaggaccataaaaaaaaaaaaaaaaaaatcctttcttcatttattttatttaatctcaatttttaagaatCATTGGACTCCAGCTCAATGATTGGTCTCGaagtaattttttcaattaattttttatttaattaaaatgatcTATCACATGGCAACAACTGGCCTATTAGCTCAGTTGGTCAGAGCGTCGTGCTAATAACGCGAAGGTCGCAGGTTCGAGACCTGCATGGGCCATTCCTCATTCATCCtttttataatcattttttgGGCCTGAAATTTGCTTTAACTGTTCTTTCCCGGGCCGGGCTTGATTTTGAAAAGCACTCGGATTCTCTGCAATAGCCGATTCTGAAAGTAACGGTCAAGAACGCAATTCGTTTCTGTCAACTGCCAGGAGAACACAAGCGAGAATGGGGTTCAAGATATGGCGTACCCACATTTTCTGCAATAGCCGATGCTTCCTCATCAACACCCTCAAAACCTCAATCGCTCATGCTTCTGAACCCCCACGAATTACCCTTTTCTATTAATATCTCTCCGTGCGCATTCGTGTTTTCGTTTGGCCGAGAGGGATGTTGGGTGGACCACAGAGAAGATTCGGAACCGCGACGAGAAGCCGATCACATGAAAGATTCGATCGGGAAATGAGGATGAACCCTCGATACCCTGGTGAGTCCGAGTCCGATTCTTCTGGTGTAGGAACACCGGTCTCGAGCCCTTATGATCCTTTCACCAATTACCTTTCGCCTCGGCCCAAGTTCCTCCGCTACGACCCCGGACGGCACTGTGAGGTCCTTCGTCGACTGGAGGAAGTGATGGACAGTTTTGGCGGCACGAGTATAGGTTCCAATTCGGGAGGGTCCATGAGTGAGGATTGGCGGAGCAAGAGCAGGAGGATTCTGAGTTTGATGGACCAGGTAATCAAGTGGAGGTGCCGCAGATTTGCAGGTTGAGATGGTTATGCAAATTGCTGCTTTTGCTTCACGTTTTGGTGCTGCTGATGGTGTGCATCTGTCATACGAGGATTTCGTTTCCGTTACAGGACTTTGAAGATTGGCAAAAAAGGTCGAGTTGTACATATGAAGATGTTTCTGAGGAGCTTGTTGAATTTGTTGAAATTGATGCGTCAAGTAAGAGCATTTCTTCTCCTTTAGATGAAATTGGCGACGTTGAAGGAAGGCATGGAAATTTGAGTTCTACAAATGAGGAGGGACCTGAAAAGATAGTTGAACTTCATGAAAGCAGTGTGGCTCAAACTGGTGTCGACTCGTCAGGCGATATAGGGGATGCCGCCGAGTGGATGGAAATGGATGAGGTGATGAAGGGTTCTTATCAGTACGATGAACTAGATGAGGCTGTGGAGGGACGAGATGAGTGGGATTTGGCAGAGGGCTGAAATTGAACTCGAAGAATCTTCGAAGGCGGCAGAGACAAGACTTGAGAAAAATGATGATGTCTGCGAACAAGAAAACGAAGGCATAGAGAGCAACTtttattggattaagaagagcTCGGAGCCTCAGGGGAGTGGAATTGCCAAACCAGAAGTTGGAAGCGAAACTGAAAATCTGCTGCTAGAAGAAACTCATGAAGTTGGTGAAGTTACTTCAGGTTCATAGGGATTGATTTAGTGATGATGGTTCTTCTTTGTGTTTTTGCCGCAGCAGTTCTTGCATTTGTGCTGGTGCTGTActtgagaaggaagaaaaagtttGCTTATGATTCGCCTTCAACTTCAGGACGTTCTTTCAGAGTGTCGCCGATCAAGTGTACTTGCGAATTCGCAGAGAATTCAGAAAGAGGGGATCGCTTGGCATCCGATCGagtctcttcttctcctctcgaGAGTTCTCCTTCGCTCGGAAGCTTTACTACTACTGAGATGATATCGACAAGAAAGGTAAGAACGGTGGTGTCATACTCTTTAGTTAATATAGGCTATTGATGGCATCATTTTCCATGGACTTCCGTGACAAGTAAGTTTCTCTATTGCCTCGTCGCAGGAGGATGGAACCGGAGAAGCTTGGGTCAGTATTGCAACTCCAGTGAGGAGATCCAGCCGAATTCACGACCGTGCAATACGATCTCGACGACATCTGATGAGCTCAAGTTAGTCCCCAAGTGCAGGAAATGGGAAAACAATCTCTTTGGTGGAGATTTATTCAGCGTGactggattttaaaaa
The nucleotide sequence above comes from Eucalyptus grandis isolate ANBG69807.140 chromosome 2, ASM1654582v1, whole genome shotgun sequence. Encoded proteins:
- the LOC104423070 gene encoding protein IQ-DOMAIN 31 → MGKATRWLKAILGMRREKFSLDSAYSVSSDKKETKRWSFSKSGKDSDALNKYRPSSSISDAAWLKSYVAEAKKGQNEQAIVVAAATAAAADAAVAAAEAAAAIMKLTSYGRGTMPRGGRERWAAVKIQTTFRGFLARKALRALKGLVKLQAFVRGYLVRKRASAALRSMQAIVRAQAAVRSHQARHSLDKENRYSLENRPRRSMEKVCDPRSAIHSKRFSTSSEFTSNFEESPKIVEVDTFKPRSRFCQIHSPLMECIYDGLDYSVSKQYSEWPLAGNECRTPTPVRSPCGDGYYGPRSELPSYMASTQSFKAKSRSLSAPRQRPDEGSKKRFTLSEIIAARNSVSAIGMHRSCSRF